The sequence ACCCGTTCACCACGAATACGGCCCGGCTCGCACCCGTACGAGTGAGAGCCGGGCCGTCCGTCCGCCCGTCAGTACGCGAGCCTGCTGCCGCCGTCCGGGGCGCTGGTGCTCGCCTCGACCAGGGCGTCCAGGACCGCCTCGACATCCGGGAGCCAGGGGGCCGCCGCCGGGGCGCCCTTCGCGGAGGCCCGGCGGAAGACCGGAGCCGTAGGGGCGGGGGCCGCCGGAGGCGCGGGGGGCCGCTCCCAGCGCACCTGGCCCGCGCCGATCTCGGAGGGGGGCAGGACGAGATAGCCGCCCTCCCCGTGGAACCGGAGCGAGCTGGGCACCCAGTCCTTGCTGTACAGCAGCTCGCCGAGCCGCTCCAGCGTGTACGGGGCCACCAGCAGCGACCACCGGGTGGGCGTCGCCACGACGGGGCCCAGCCGCATGCCCATGCGGTCCAGGGCGACCAGAGCTCTGGCCCCGGCCAGGGCGGGCAGGCTCACCGCGCAGGGGGCCCGGCCGCCGGTCGCCAGCATCACCGGGGCGGTGGGGCGGTTGGTCCACCACCAGCGCACCATGCGCTCGTCCGTGGTGGCCGCCAGCAGTCCGGGATCGAAGGGGTGTGCGCCGGGAACGGCGCAGTCGGGGTCGGGGCAGGCGCAGCCGGGGCCACGCCCGTCGCGCAGGGCGGCCGGCGCGGTCCCGGCTGCGGGGAGCACGGGCCACTGCCATGCGGTGGCGAAGGTCAGGGCCGCGTCGAGTCGGGCGGCACCCTCCTTGCGCCGGAGCCGGAGCCTGCGTCGCCTTCCGAGGATCTCGCGCATGAGCGCTCGTTCCTTTCCGTTGAACGCCGAGTCCACATGACGCCACGCGTGGGAAAAACCGCATGTGCGTCTCTTCGCTGTGCGTACGTGCTCATCAGGTTGCTGCCGTACGGGCGTGCCGTCGGTACCGAGCGTGAGCCGAGCCGAGCCGAGTGGAACCGATCCGAGTGGAACCGATCTGGGGTGGTGCCGAGCTGCGTGGAGCCGGGGGCGCCCGCCACGGGCGCCTCGTGCCTGGTCGGCCGGGCCCGGACCCCGCCGCGCGGGGCGAGGCGTGACCGTCACTGATCGCGACCGTCACGGGTAAGGACGTCCGGACCCGCTGTCAGGTTCCTGGGCGATCACATCCGCCCGTGAGCGTCTGCCCCGGGCATCGTCGATTACGTACCCAGCCTGCCCGGAATGACGCCGCCCCTGGGATTTCCTCCCGGGGGCACCCCTTGTAGAGCCTTGTTGAACCTTGTCGAGCAGCCCCAGTCGACCGCAAATAGCTGCCGGAGGGTGCATTTTTCGGCCAAGTTGACTGACACTGGAGAGGAGGGAATCCGGCGAGCCTCCAGGGGACAATGCTGGACATCGGGTTACTTGTGCGTGTACATGTGGATGCATTGATAGTGGCGCAGAATCACATGGGGGTTTGCGATGCTATTCGACGAATCGCACCGGCCTGAAAGCTGGCTGCCATGAGCGCCCCACACCTGCCGAAAGTGGCTGGAATCGATCCAGAAGTTCCGGTTTCAACGCAGACTGCCGCTCCCCTGAGGGAGGTTCCGGCAGCGCCCGGAGCCTTCATCCAGGACCGCCTCGCGGGCTGGGTCTCCGACCTCACCACCCTGCACGAACTCACCGAGCGGCTGGCCTCCACCACCACCCTCGACGCCGCCCTGAACGAGCTGCTGCACGCCGGAGCCCCCCTCGTCGGCGCCCGCCGCGGACTCCTCGTACTGGAACCGGCGGACAGCACCACGACGCCGTCCACCACCCTCGGCCTCGGGCTCAGCCACGCCGACCTCGGCCACCTGGAGACCGTGGAGCGCTCCGCCACCGCCCTGGGCCGCGTCCTCGACGGCCGCCCCGGCACCGCCGACGGGCTCCCCACCCCCGACCTGCTCGGCGACCCCGGCCTGGACCCCCGCCACCGCGAGGTCGCCACCCGCCTCGGCTACGCCGCCAGTTACGCCCTCCCCCTCGCCTCCGAGGCGGCCGGACGGCTCGGCGCGGCCGTCTGGCTCTACGACGAACCCGGCGAGCCCTCGGAGAAGCAGCGCCACCTCGTCGGCCTCTACGCGCGGTACGCCACCGAGCACCTGGCCCGCCTGATCGAGTTGGAGCGCGCCCGCGCCGACATCGCGACCGTCGCCGAGGAGCTGCTGCCCAGCCGGCTGCCCCGCATCCCCGGCGTACAGCTGGCCGCCCGGCACCGGACCGGGCCCAGGGGCGGCGGCGACTGGTACGACGCGCTGCCGCTGCCCGACCACGCGCTCGGGCTCGCGGTCGGCTCGGTGGGCGGATCGGGGCCGAGCGCGATGGCCGCCATGGGACGGCTGCGCGCCAGCCTGCGGGCGTACGCCGTGATGGAGGGCGAGGACCCCGTCGCCGTACTCTCCGATCTGGAACTCCTGCTCCGGCTGACCGAGCCCGCCCGGACCGCCACCGCCCTCTTCGCCTACTGCGAGCCCGCCGCCCGCAAGGTCGTGCTCGCCGGGGCCGGGCACACCCCGCCGCTGGTGCTCGGTGAGCGGCGCTGCGAGTACGTCGAGACCACGCTCTCCGCCCCGCTGGGGATGCTCGCCTGCTGGGAGGCGCCGAGCGTGGAGTTCTCCCCCGCGCCCGGAGAAACGGTGCTGCTCTACACGGACGGCCTGCTGCGCCGCACCGGCGACGCGATGGACCGCGCCTTCGCCCGGCTGCACTCGGCGGCCGCTTCCGTACCGAAGGCGGGCCGCCACGACCCCGCCGCCGTCGCCGACCACGTCCTGCGCACGATGCTGCCCGACGGACTCGACCGGACCGACTCCACCGAGGACGTGGTGGTCCTCGCGGCGCACTTCGACTGAGGCCCGAGCGGCACGTGAGACCTCCTGAGTAACAGGTCCTTCGGCCCTGGGCCCCCTTCCGTACGCCCGTACGATGGGGGGTGGTCCAGTGTCGTATCAAGGAGAATCACATCGTGTCTGAGGAGCTCATCCCGGAGACCCCGGAGCAGGAGACCGAAGAGAACGAGGCCGCGGAGCCGATCAAGCAGCGGAAGAACGGCCTGTACCCGGGCGTCTCCGACGAGCTCGCCGAGAACATGAAGTCGGGCTGGGCCGACACCGAGCTGCGCGGGCTCGAACCGATCGCCCAGGCAGAGCACACCGCCGCCCGCCGCGCCGCGCTCTCCGCGCGCTTCCCCGGTGAGCGCCTGGTCATCCCCGCGGGCAACCTGAAGACCCGCTCCAACGACACCGAGTACGCCTTCCGCGCCTCCACCGAGTACGCGTACCTCACCGGCGACCAGACCCAGGACGGTGTCCTCGTCCTGGAGCCGGCCGGCGACAGCGGCCACCAGGCCACGATCTACCTGCTGCCCCGCTCCAACCGGGAGAACGGCGAGTTCTGGCTGGACGGCCAGGGCGAGCTGTGGGTCGGCCGCCGCCACTCCCTCGCCGAGGCCGAGCAGCTGCTGGGCATCCCCGCGAAGGACGTCCGCGAGATCGCCGCCGCGCTGGCCGAGGCCACCGGCCCCGTCCGCACCGTGCGCGGCCACGACGCCTCCATCGAGGCCGCCCTCACCGACAAGGTGACCGCCGAGCGCGACGAGGAGCTGCGCGTCTACCTCTCCGAGGCCCGCCTCGTGAAGGACGCCTTCGAGATCGCCGAGCTCCAGAAGGCCTGCGACGCCACCGCGCGCGGCTTCGAGGACGTCGTCAGGAGCCTGGACAAGGCCGAGGCGACCAGCGAGCGCTTCATCGAGGGCACGTTCTTCCTGCGCGCCCGCATCGAGGGCAACGACATCGGCTACGGCTCCATCTGCGCCGCCGGTCCGCACGCCACCACCCTGCACTGGGTCCGCAACGACGGCGCCGTCCGCTCCGGCGAGCTGCTGCTCCTGGACGCAGGCGTGGAGACCAACGAGCTCTACACCGCCGATGTGACGCGCACCCTGCCGATCAACGGCACGTTCTCGCCGCTCCAGCGCAAGATCTACGACGCGGTGTACGAGGCCCAGGAGGCGGGCATCGCCGCCGTGAAGCCCGGTGCCGCCTTCCGCGACTTCCACGACGCCTCGCAGCGCGTGCTCGCCGAGAAGCTCGTCGAGTGGGGCCTGCTCGGCGACCTGACCGTGGACAAGGTCCTGGAGCTGGGCCTCCAGCGCCGCTGGACCCTGCACGGCACCGGTCACATGCTCGGCATGGACGTCCACGACTGCGCCGTCGCGCGCACCGAGGCGTACGTCGACGGCATCCTGGAGCCGGGCGTCTGCCTCACCGTGGAGCCGGGCCTCTACTTCCAGGCCGACGACCTGACCGTCCCCGAGGAGTACCGGGGCATCGGCGTCCGGATCGAGGACGACATCCTCGTCACCGAGGACGGCAACCGGAACCTCTCCGACAAGCTGCCCCGCCGGGCCGACGAGGTCGAGGCCTGGATGGCCCAGCTGAAGGGCTGACCGTCCGACCGCCTGATGACAGGGCGCGCTGCTCACACCATGAGCAGCGCGCCCTCCCGCCATTTCAGGACCTTGTCGAAGCTGACCACCGCGCCCCGGCCCGGCCGGTTGCCGAACTGGACGTGGTCGGCGAGCTGTTCGATGAGGTCCAGCCCGCGGCCGCTCTCGGCGACGCAGGGGATGTACGGGGCGAACGTGGGCTGGGCACCGACGGACTCGGAGCCTTGGGTCCGTTCCACGTGCTCGGAGCCCTGGGTCCTTTCGACGTGGCCCGGGTGCTGGGCCCGTTCGATGTGCTCCGCGTGTTCGGTGTGCGCGGCTGGGCGAAGCGCGCGCCGGGCGGGAAAGCCCGGCCCCGAGTCGGCCACCTCGATACGGCATTTCTCGCCGTCCAGATAGGCCGTGACCCGGTACTGCCCGGAGTCCGCCGGGGGCTTCTCGGGTCCGCGATCCCCGTGCTCCTCGAGGCCCGACCGGTCGCCGCCGTGTTCGACGGCGTTGGCACAGGCCTCGCTGAGCGCGACCGACAGGTCGAAGGAGATGTCCGGATCCACCCCCGCGGTTTCCATGGTGCCGAGCAGGAAACGACGGGCGAGCGGAACGCTCGCAGCTTCGCGCCGCAAATGGAGTGACCACCAGATGCTCATGCTCCAGCCTCCTGGCTGCGGCTCGACGTACCGATACGTATTGCCGCACAAGGCACTTCGTAAGCACGGATCGGCTGTGAGAGCCCTCATTCGGCGGATGCGGATATTCCGCGCCCCGGTGTATGGCCGCCCGGGGAGCACCCCGGCGGAGGCGGGGGCGGGTTCCGGAAGCGGCGAGTCCACGGTCCGTACATCCCCCGCCAACAGCCACGACAAGCACGCATTGGGGACGGAGGCTGATCTTCCGGACCTGCCGTACCGGGGGAGGGTGCGCAGTGCGATGATGTTCCGGCCATGTCCACGCCTGTCGCACACGCCGGAGCCGGTCTGCGGCTCATGAGGGCCGCGGTGTTCACCGCGGTCTGCGTCGTGCTGTCCGCGGCGGGGCATGCGTTCGCCGCCGGGGCGCCGGTCCCCGCGTGGACCCTGCTCGCCGGATTCCTCGGCGTCCTCGCCGTGGCCTCGGCCCTCGCCGGACGGGAACGCTCCCTGCCGTCGATCGCGGGTGCGCTGGCGGGCGGCCAGGTCGCCCTGCATGTCCTCTTCGCCTACGGCAGCCACGGCAGCGCGCAGGCCGTCGCCGCCGCGCCCCGGGGCAGCGGTGAGAACCCGCTGATCCGCTTCGCCGCCGGGCTGGTGTGCGGTGGCGGGCCGGGGCAGATCGACGCCGCCGACGCCCACCGCATCGTCTCGACGGCGGGCATAGACCCCTCGACCGTCGCGGGCCACAGCCATCTCGCCTCGGGAGCGGCGGCCACCGCGGCTCCGAACGGCGGATCGGGCCTGACGGCGGCGTTCGCCTCGGTGGCCGCGCTGCTGCCGGGCCTGCCGATGTTCCTGGCCCACCTGCTGGCCGCGCTCGCCGCCGGCTGGCTGCTGCGGCGCGGCGAGGCCGCCCTCTTCGGGCTGGCCCGGCTCTCGGCGTACGGCGCCCAGGAGCTGGCGGCCGGGGCCCGGCTGCGCTCCCTTCGCGCCGCGCTCGCCCTCGTACGCGCCCTGTGCGCCGGGGCGCGTGAGCAGCTCGCGGGCTCCCCGCGCGCCCTGCGTACGGCCGACGACGAACCGGCCCCGGCCACCGGGGACCCTCTTCAGCACCTGGTGGTCAGGCGCGGGCCTCCGGCCCCGTACGCCCTCGCAGCCTGACGCGACACCTGCGCCCCCCGCCGTACCGAGCACCGCCGTTCAACCACGGGCGGTCCTCCGTGGACGGCTCTCCCGGGCTGGGCCGGATCCCTCATGGACCGGACGAGGTGTCGTGCCGCCGTCGCGCACCCGTGCGCCGGACCACCATGTTCCTCTTCCTTCGTGTCCCTCTTCCTCTGTGGAGTGATTCCTGCCATGAGCGCCACCAACGTCTCCCGCATCGCCGTCGCCGCGGGCGTCGCCGCGTCCACCGTCCTGCTGCTCGCGGGCCCCGCCGCCGCGCACGTCAGCGTCCAGCCGCAGGGCGAGGCCGCCAAGGGCGGTTACGCCACCCTCAACTTCAAGGTCCCCAACGAGCGGGACCAGGCCTCCACGGTCAAGGTCGAGGTGAACTTCCCGGCCGACCACCCGCTCTCCTCCGTCACCCCGGAGGCCGTGCCGGGCTGGAAGATCGACATCACCAAGGGCAAGCTGGACAAGCCCCTGGAGGTGCACGGCCGGAAGATCACCGAGGCCGTCACCAAGGTGACCTGGACCGCCGACGGCTCCAAGATCGCGCCCGGTTACTTCCAGCAGTTCCCGGTCTCCGTCGGGCAGCTCCCCGAGGACGCCGACCAGCTGGTCTTCAAGGCCATCCAGACGTACGACAACAAGGAAGTCGTCCGCTGGATCGAGGAGCCCAAGGGCGACGAGGAGCCCGACAGCCCCGCCCCGGTCCTGAAGCTGGCCGCCGCGACCGAGGACCACCACGGCGGCGCGGCCGCCAAGGGTGACGACGACCACGAGGCCGACGACAAGGCCGCGTCGGCGGAGGGCGAGAAGAAGGAGACGCACGCCGCGTCGGCCTCCTCCAGCGACACCACGGCCCGCACGCTGGGCATCATCGGCATCCTGATCGGCATCGCGGGCGTGGCATTCGGCGTGCTCGCGGGCCGTCGCCGTACGGCCTGATCCCCTGGGTCGGGCCGTCGCCGTACGGCCTGACCGTCCGGGTCGGGCGATCCCGTACGACCTGATCCACCGGGTCGGGCCGTCCCGTACGACCTGATCACCGGGTCGGGCCGTCGCCCGACGGCCCGGCCCCGCCGGCTCCACCACCCGCACCACGTTCAGGACACCCCTCCATGCGCAACAGAAAAGCAGTGACGGCCGTGGCGTTCGCCGCCGCGGCCGCGCTGGCCCTCTCGGCCTGCGGCAGCAGCGACGGCAAGACGGACTCCTCGTCGATCGCCGATGTCGAGGCCTCGCCGAAGACCAAGGCCGCGACCGTCCTCGACCGCCCGTTCACCAAGCCGAACCTGGTCCTCACGGACACCAACGGCAAGGAGTACGACCTCCGCGAGGCGACCAAGGGCAAGCCGACGCTCATCTACTTCGGCTACACCAACTGCCCCGACGTCTGCCCGCTGACCATGAGCAACATCTCCATCGCCAAGCGGGACCTGCCCAAGGCCGACCAGGACAAGCTCCAGGTCGTCTTCGTCACCACCGACCCCGAGCGCGACACCCCCGCCTCGCTCGGCAAGTGGCTCAAGGCCCAGGACCCCACCTTCACCGGCCTGACCGGCGACTTCCCCACCATCCAGGCGGGGGCGCGGCAGATCGGCATCGGCATCGAGCCGGCGACGAAGGACAAGGACGGCAAGCCCGTCTCGATGCACGGGGCGCAGGTCGTCGCCTTCTCCCCGAAGACGGACGGCGGCTATGTGCTCTACGGCGAGGACACCACCGCCGAGGAGTACGCCAAGGACCTCCCCAAGCTGATCAAGGGGGAGAACCCGTGAACCGCCGCACGGCCCTCGCCGCCGCCCTCGCCCTCACCACGGGGCTGGCGCTGGCGGGGTGCTCCACCGGAAGCGACGGCCCCGAGCTGAAGGTCGTCGGCGCGTTCATGCCGCAGCCCGTCAGCGACATGGCCGCCGGTTTCCTCGTCGTACAGAACAGCGGGTCATCCGCCGACCGGCTCACCTCGGTGACCAGCCCGCTCTCCGACGACGTCACGATCCACGAGACGAAGAACCAGCAGATGCGCGAGGTCTCGTCGTTCGAGGTGCCGGCCAACGGCGAGCTGGACCTCGAACGCGGCGGCAACCACATCATGTTCATGAATCTCAAGAAGAAGCCCAAGCAGGGCGAGAAGGTCTCCGTCGAGCTGCACTTCGAGAAGGCCGACCCCATCACGGTCGACCTGCCGGTGAAGGAAACGACCCACAACCCGAAGAAGCAGTGAGGGACCGACCGTGACGACTGCCACCGCCCCGCGCCCCGGAGCGTCCCCGATACGACGGCCGTTCACCGCCGCCGCGCTCGTCGCCGCCCTCACCGGCCTGCTCCTCGGGCTGATGCTGGCCGGCGCCGGACCGGCGTCCGCGCACGCCGCCCTCACCGGGAGCGATCCGCAGGACGGGGCGGTGGTGGCCACCGCGCCCAAGGAGGTCACCCTCACCTTCTCCGAGGCGATCGCCGTCGGCGACGGGTCGATCCGGGTCCTGGACCCCAGCAGCAAGCGCGCCGACACCGGCGCCGAGCCCAAGGACCTGTCCGACGGCTCCACCGTCCGCTACGGCGTCGAACTCCACTCCGGCCTGCCGGACGGCACCTACACCGTGGCCTGGCAGGCCATCTCCGCCGACAGCCACCCCATCTCGGGCGCCTTCACGTTCTCCATCGGCGCCCCCTCCGAGACCACCGTGGCTCTGCCCTCCGAGGAGGTGGGCGGCGGTCCGGTCGGCACGGTCTACGGCATCGCGCGGTACGCCGCGTACGCCGGGTTCACCGTGCTCGTGGGCGGCGCGGCCTTCGTCCTGGGCTGCTGGCCCCGGGGGGCGTCCGCCCGGCCGATGCAGCGGCTCGTGGTGCGCGGCTGGATCACCCTGACCGCGGCGACCCTGGTCATGCTGCTGCTGCGCAACCCGTACACCGGCAGCGGGAAGTTCGCCGACGCCTTCGACCTGGACGGGCTCCAGGCCGTCCTGGACACCAAGCCGGGAGCCGCCCTCGTCTCGCGGCTGCTGCTGCTCGGCGCGGCCGCGCTGTTCATCGCCGTCCTGTTCGGTACGTACGCCCGGCGCGAGGACGCCGTCGAGAAGAAGGACCTCACCTTCGGCCTCGCCATCGGCGGCGGGGTCGTCGCGGCGGGCATCGCCGCCACCTGGGCCATGTCCGAGCACGCCTCGACCGGCATCCAGGCGGGCATCGCCATGCCGGTGGACGTGGCGCACCTGCTGGCCGTGGCCGCCTGGCTCGGCGGTCTGGTCGCGCTCCTGGTGGCGCTGTACCGGACGCCGGACATCGGGAGCACGGCCGTACGACGGTTCTCCCGGGTCGCGTTCGGCAGCGTCCTCGTCCTGGCGGCGACCGGGATCTACCAGTCGTGGCGGCAGGTCGGCTCCTGGTCGGCACTGACCGGTACGCGGTACGGGCAGCTCCTCATCGCCAAGGTCGTGCTGATCGCCCTCCTGCTCGCCGTGGCGTGGTTCTCTCGGCGGTGGACGGGGCGGCTGACGGATACGCCCGTGGCTTCCGAAGCCTCCGAGGATCATGCCGATCCGGTCGATCCGGTCGAGACGCCGGACGATGTCGACCCCGCACGCGCCGCCCAACTGGCCCGGCAGCAGGCCGTCCTGACCGCCACGAAGAAGAAGCGGATGCGGGACGCCGACCCGGAGCGTTCCGGGCTGCGCCGCTCGGTCCTGGCCGAGGCCGCGATCGCCGTGGTCCTGCTGGCCGTCACCACCGTGCTGACGTCGACCGAGCCGGGCCGTACGGAGGTGGAGGCCAAGGGCGCCGCCACCTCGGCGACCGCCCCGGCGGCGGGGCCCGTCAACCTGAGCATGCCCTTCGACACCGGCGGCCAGAACGGCAAGGGGACCGTACGGATCGACATCGACCCCGGGCGCACCGGCTCCAACGAGCTGCACGTGTGGATCGACGGCAGCGACGGCAAGCCGATGGACGTCCCCGAGGTGAAGATCGCCCTCACCCTGGAGGCGCAGGAGATCGGCCCGCTGCCGGTCGTGCCGGACCGGCTCGCCGAGGGGCACTGGTCGGCGAGCGGCGTCCAGATCCCGATGGCGGGGGAGTGGAAGGTCGATGTGACGGTACGGACGTCCGACATCGACCAGGTCACCATCGACAAGAACGCGAAGATCGGCTGAGTACGTGGGCAGGACCGAGAACGTGAGCAGGACCGAGAACGGCGGACAGGCTCCGGACCCCGCGATGGGCGGGGTCTCGCGCCGGCGGCTGCTGGGCGGCGTGGGCGCGGCGGGCGCCACCGGGCTGGTGCTCGGTGCGGCGGGCGGGGCGGCCGGATACGCCGCGACCCGCCCCGATCCGCCGACCGCCCTGACCACCGTCGGCTCCACCGAGGCGATGTTTCACGGGAAACATCAACCGGGGATCACCACTCCGCTTCAGGCCCGGGGCCACCTCGTCGCCTTCGACCTGGTGCCGGGCGCGGGCCGCAAGGAGGCCGTGGCCCTGATGCGGCGCTGGTCGGCGGTGGCCCGTGAGCTGATGGCGGGCCGTCCGGCGGGGGGCTCGGCGGACGGGCCCGGCCACGACACCGGCATCGCGCTGGACGCGGGCCCCTCCTCCCTCACGGTCACCTTCGGCTTCGGCCGTACGTTCTTCGCGCGTACGGGTCTCACCTCGCGGCTTCCCGCCGGACTCGACCCGCTGCCCGCGTTCTCCTCCGACCAGCTGGACGCCAAGCGCTCCGACGGCGACCTGTGGGTGCAGATCGGCGCCGACGACGCGCTCGTCGCGTTCCACGCCCTGCGGGCCGTACAGAAGGAGAGCGCGGGAACAGTAAAGGTGCGGTGGCAGATGAACGGCTTCAACCGCACCCCTGGGGCCACGGCCCGGCCGATGACCGCCCGCAACCTGATGGGCCAGATCGACGGGACCGGCAACCCGAAGCCGGCCGACGAGGACTTCGAGCGGCGGGTGTTCGTGCCCGCCTCCCCCGGTACCCCGCACGAGTGGCTGGAGGGCGGTTCGTACGCCGTCGTACGCCGGATCAGGATGCTGCTGGACGACTGGGAGAAGCTTCCGGTGGACCGGCAGGAGCGGGTCATCGGGCGGCGCAAGGCGGACGGGGCCCCGCTGAGCGGCGGGAGCGAGACCACGGAGATGGACCTCGACAAGGCGGGCCCGGACGGCCGGCTCCTGATCCCCGACAACGCGCACGCCCGGATCTCCTCCCCCGAGAAGAACGGCGGGGCCGCCATGCTGCGGCGCCCGTTCTCGTACCACGACGGGATCTCGGAGGACGGCACTCCGGACGCCGGGCTGCTCTTCGTCTGCTGGCAGGCGGACCCGTTCAAGGGGTTCGTCCCCGTGCAGCGCAAACTCGACCGGGGCGACGCGCTGTCCCCCTTCATCCGGCACGAGGCGAGCGGGCTGTTCGCGGTGCCGGGCGGGGCGGCGGAGGGCGAGTACGTGGGGCAGCGGCTGCTGGAGTCGTGAGGGCGGACCGTACGGGGTCCTGGGCTCGGCTCCGACCGGATTCTGAGACGGCAGGGCCCCCGCCGTACAGCGCAATAGGGTGAGCGTATGTCAGCCACGCGCTACGCCTATCTCGGTCCCGAAGGCACCTTCACCGAGGTCGCCCTCCGCACGCTCCCGGAAGCCGCCACCCGCGAGCTCGTCCCGATGGTCTCCGTACCGGCGGCCCTGGACGCCGTACGCAACGGGGAGGCGGCGGCGGCCCTCGTGCCGATCGAGAACTCCGTCGAGGGCGGCATCACGGCCACCCTCGACGAGCTGACCAGCGGCGAGCCGCTGATGATCTACCGCGAGGTGCTGCTCTCCATCACCTTCGCGCTGCTCGTACGGCCGGGCACCAAGCTGTCGGACATCAAGACGGTCACCGCGCACCCGGCCGCCCAGCCGCAGGTCCGCAACTGGATGGCCGCCCACCTCCCGCAGGCCGTGTGGGAGTCGGCGGCGTCCAACGCCGACGGCGCGAGGCTGGTCCAGGAGGGGCGCTACGACGCCGCGTTCGCCGGTGAGTTCGCCGCTGCCACCTACGGCCTCGAACCGCTGGTCACGGAGATCCACGACGCGGAGAACGCCCAGACCCGCTTCGTCCTGGTGGGCCGCCCGGCCCGGCCGTCCGCCCCGACCGGGGCCGACAAGACGTCCGTGGTGATCTGGCTGGGGGACGACCACCCCGGTGCGCTGCTGGAGCTGCTCCAGGAGTTCGCGGTGCGCGGCGTCAACCTGATGCTGATCCAGTCCCGCCCGACCGGCGAGGGGATCGGCAACTACTGCTTCGCCGTGGACGCCGAGGGGCACATCGCGGACCGGCGGGTGGGGGAGGCGCTGATGGGGCTGAAGCGGATCTGCCCGAAGGTGCGGTTCCTCGGTTCGTACCCGCGGGCCGGCGT is a genomic window of Streptomyces sp. SID8374 containing:
- a CDS encoding bifunctional DNA primase/polymerase, with translation MREILGRRRRLRLRRKEGAARLDAALTFATAWQWPVLPAAGTAPAALRDGRGPGCACPDPDCAVPGAHPFDPGLLAATTDERMVRWWWTNRPTAPVMLATGGRAPCAVSLPALAGARALVALDRMGMRLGPVVATPTRWSLLVAPYTLERLGELLYSKDWVPSSLRFHGEGGYLVLPPSEIGAGQVRWERPPAPPAAPAPTAPVFRRASAKGAPAAAPWLPDVEAVLDALVEASTSAPDGGSRLAY
- a CDS encoding PP2C family protein-serine/threonine phosphatase; amino-acid sequence: MSAPHLPKVAGIDPEVPVSTQTAAPLREVPAAPGAFIQDRLAGWVSDLTTLHELTERLASTTTLDAALNELLHAGAPLVGARRGLLVLEPADSTTTPSTTLGLGLSHADLGHLETVERSATALGRVLDGRPGTADGLPTPDLLGDPGLDPRHREVATRLGYAASYALPLASEAAGRLGAAVWLYDEPGEPSEKQRHLVGLYARYATEHLARLIELERARADIATVAEELLPSRLPRIPGVQLAARHRTGPRGGGDWYDALPLPDHALGLAVGSVGGSGPSAMAAMGRLRASLRAYAVMEGEDPVAVLSDLELLLRLTEPARTATALFAYCEPAARKVVLAGAGHTPPLVLGERRCEYVETTLSAPLGMLACWEAPSVEFSPAPGETVLLYTDGLLRRTGDAMDRAFARLHSAAASVPKAGRHDPAAVADHVLRTMLPDGLDRTDSTEDVVVLAAHFD
- a CDS encoding aminopeptidase P family protein, encoding MSEELIPETPEQETEENEAAEPIKQRKNGLYPGVSDELAENMKSGWADTELRGLEPIAQAEHTAARRAALSARFPGERLVIPAGNLKTRSNDTEYAFRASTEYAYLTGDQTQDGVLVLEPAGDSGHQATIYLLPRSNRENGEFWLDGQGELWVGRRHSLAEAEQLLGIPAKDVREIAAALAEATGPVRTVRGHDASIEAALTDKVTAERDEELRVYLSEARLVKDAFEIAELQKACDATARGFEDVVRSLDKAEATSERFIEGTFFLRARIEGNDIGYGSICAAGPHATTLHWVRNDGAVRSGELLLLDAGVETNELYTADVTRTLPINGTFSPLQRKIYDAVYEAQEAGIAAVKPGAAFRDFHDASQRVLAEKLVEWGLLGDLTVDKVLELGLQRRWTLHGTGHMLGMDVHDCAVARTEAYVDGILEPGVCLTVEPGLYFQADDLTVPEEYRGIGVRIEDDILVTEDGNRNLSDKLPRRADEVEAWMAQLKG
- a CDS encoding ATP-binding protein, giving the protein MSIWWSLHLRREAASVPLARRFLLGTMETAGVDPDISFDLSVALSEACANAVEHGGDRSGLEEHGDRGPEKPPADSGQYRVTAYLDGEKCRIEVADSGPGFPARRALRPAAHTEHAEHIERAQHPGHVERTQGSEHVERTQGSESVGAQPTFAPYIPCVAESGRGLDLIEQLADHVQFGNRPGRGAVVSFDKVLKWREGALLMV
- a CDS encoding YcnI family protein codes for the protein MSATNVSRIAVAAGVAASTVLLLAGPAAAHVSVQPQGEAAKGGYATLNFKVPNERDQASTVKVEVNFPADHPLSSVTPEAVPGWKIDITKGKLDKPLEVHGRKITEAVTKVTWTADGSKIAPGYFQQFPVSVGQLPEDADQLVFKAIQTYDNKEVVRWIEEPKGDEEPDSPAPVLKLAAATEDHHGGAAAKGDDDHEADDKAASAEGEKKETHAASASSSDTTARTLGIIGILIGIAGVAFGVLAGRRRTA
- a CDS encoding SCO family protein, coding for MRNRKAVTAVAFAAAAALALSACGSSDGKTDSSSIADVEASPKTKAATVLDRPFTKPNLVLTDTNGKEYDLREATKGKPTLIYFGYTNCPDVCPLTMSNISIAKRDLPKADQDKLQVVFVTTDPERDTPASLGKWLKAQDPTFTGLTGDFPTIQAGARQIGIGIEPATKDKDGKPVSMHGAQVVAFSPKTDGGYVLYGEDTTAEEYAKDLPKLIKGENP
- a CDS encoding copper chaperone PCu(A)C, producing MNRRTALAAALALTTGLALAGCSTGSDGPELKVVGAFMPQPVSDMAAGFLVVQNSGSSADRLTSVTSPLSDDVTIHETKNQQMREVSSFEVPANGELDLERGGNHIMFMNLKKKPKQGEKVSVELHFEKADPITVDLPVKETTHNPKKQ
- a CDS encoding copper resistance protein CopC/CopD, with protein sequence MTTATAPRPGASPIRRPFTAAALVAALTGLLLGLMLAGAGPASAHAALTGSDPQDGAVVATAPKEVTLTFSEAIAVGDGSIRVLDPSSKRADTGAEPKDLSDGSTVRYGVELHSGLPDGTYTVAWQAISADSHPISGAFTFSIGAPSETTVALPSEEVGGGPVGTVYGIARYAAYAGFTVLVGGAAFVLGCWPRGASARPMQRLVVRGWITLTAATLVMLLLRNPYTGSGKFADAFDLDGLQAVLDTKPGAALVSRLLLLGAAALFIAVLFGTYARREDAVEKKDLTFGLAIGGGVVAAGIAATWAMSEHASTGIQAGIAMPVDVAHLLAVAAWLGGLVALLVALYRTPDIGSTAVRRFSRVAFGSVLVLAATGIYQSWRQVGSWSALTGTRYGQLLIAKVVLIALLLAVAWFSRRWTGRLTDTPVASEASEDHADPVDPVETPDDVDPARAAQLARQQAVLTATKKKRMRDADPERSGLRRSVLAEAAIAVVLLAVTTVLTSTEPGRTEVEAKGAATSATAPAAGPVNLSMPFDTGGQNGKGTVRIDIDPGRTGSNELHVWIDGSDGKPMDVPEVKIALTLEAQEIGPLPVVPDRLAEGHWSASGVQIPMAGEWKVDVTVRTSDIDQVTIDKNAKIG